A part of Oryctolagus cuniculus chromosome 15, mOryCun1.1, whole genome shotgun sequence genomic DNA contains:
- the SH3PXD2A gene encoding SH3 and PX domain-containing protein 2A isoform X4: protein MSVFCCFFFRDYGSSKRKSGADSSAEPMILEQYVVVSNYKKQENSELSLQAGEVVDVIEKNESGWWFVSTSEEQGWVPATYLEAQNGTRDDSDISTSKTGEEEKYVTVQPYTSQSKDEIGFEKGVTVEVIRKNLEGWWYIRYLGKEGWAPASYLKKAKDDLPARKKNLAGPVEIIGNIMEISNLLNKKASGDKETPPADGEGPEAPVAKKEISLPILCNASNGSPLGVPERTLSKLAQGSPAVARIAPQRAQISSPNLRTRPPPRRESSLGFQLPKPPEPPSVEVEYYTIAEFQSCISDGISFRGGQKAEVIDKNSGGWWYVQIGDKEGWAPASYIDKRKKPNLSRRTSTLTRPKVPPPAPPSKPKEAEEGPAAASESRDSPVKLKYEEPEYDVPAFGCDSEPELSEEPLEDQGPGDRRPAQPPRPSPSSLQRARFKVGESSEDVALEEETIYENEGFRPLAEDTLSARGSSGDSDSPGGSSLSLARKNSPKSGSPKSSSLLKLKAEKNAQAELGKNHSSASFASSITITTTCSSSSSSSSSSLSKNGGELKPRSASDAGIRGAPPVGVRKDVDTRAGLGCARAKPSVRPKPLLNRAESQSQEKMDISTLRRQLRPTGQLRAGLKGSRSEDSELPPQTASEGSSEASRRGSADTIAPPSPTKKEREGPAASYVTRSAYQKAQDSEISFPAGVEVRVLEKLESGWWYVRFGELEGWAPSHYLVLGENEQPEPKELDPGPTKGKSDSLEKTEWQVQALNTANQSKRATPPIPCKPPGGFGKSSGPAAVKMRNGVRQVAVRPQSVFVSPPPKDNNLSCALRRNESLTATDSLRGVRRNSSFSTARSAAAEAKGRLAERAASQGSDSPLLPTQRNGIPVSPVRPKPIEKSQFIHNNLKDVYVSIADYEGDEETAGFQEGVSMEVLERNPNGWWYCQILDGVKPFKGWVPSNYLEKKN, encoded by the exons GCTGGTGGTTCGTGAGCACCTCtgaggagcagggctgggtccctgccacctacctggagGCGCAGAATGGGACTCGGGACGACTCGGACATCAGCACCTCCAAGACGGGAGAAG AGGAGAAGTATGTCACTGTGCAGCCGTACACCAGCCAAAGCAAGGACGAGATTGGCTTCGAGAAGGGCGTCACTGTGGAGGTGATCCGGAAGAACTTGGAGGGCTGGTGGTACATCAG ATACCTGGGCAAAGAAGGCTGGGCGCCGGCCTCCTACCTAAAGAAGGCCAAAGATGACCTGCCGGCCCGCAAGAAGAACCTGGCAGGCCCGGTGGAGATCATCGGGAACATCATGGAGATCAGCAACCTGCTGAACAAGAAGGCGTCCGGGGACAAGGAGACGCCCCCCGCCGACGGGGAGGGCCCCGAGGCCCCCGTTGCCAAGAAGGAGATCAGCCTGCCCATCCTCTGCAACGCTTCCAACGGCAGCCCTCTGGGCGTCCCCGAGAGGACGCTTTCGAagctggcccagggctccccGGCCGTGGCCAGGATCGCCCCTCAGAGGGCCCAGATCA GCTCCCCGAACCTGAGGACGAGGCCTCCGCCCCGCAGGGAGTCCAGCCTG GGGTTCCAGCTGCCGAAGCCCCCGGAGCCCCCTTCCGTGGAGGTGGAGTACTACACCATCGCCGAGTTCCAGTCGTGCATCTCGGACGGCATCAGCTTTCGGGGCGGCCAGAAGGCCGAG GTCATCGATAAGAATTCAGGCGGCTGGTGGTACGTGCAGATCGGCGACAAAGAGGGCTGGGCCCCCGCGTCCTACATCGACAAGCGCAAGAAGCCCAACCTGAGCCGCCGCACCAGCACGCTGACCCGGCCCAAGGTGCCGCCCCCAGCGCCCCCCAGCAAGCCCAAGGAGGCTGAGGAGGGGCCCGCCGCTGCCAGCGAGAGCCGGGACTCTCCCGTGAAGCTCAAGTACGAGGAGCCCGAGTACGACGTCCCTGCCTTTGGCTGTGACTCCGAGCCAGAGCTGAGCGAGGAGCCCCTGGAGGaccagggccctggggacaggCGGCCCGCCCAGCCCCCCCGGCCCTCGCCCTCCTCCCTGCAGCGGGCCCGCTTCAAGGTGGGTGAGTCCTCCGAAGACgtggccctggaggaggagacCATCTACGAGAACGAGGGCTTCAGGCCCTTGGCGGAGGACACCCTGTCGGCCAGAGGCTCCTCCGGAGACAGCGACTCCCCGGGGGGCTCCTCGCTGTCCCTTGCACGGAAGAACTCCCCCAAATCGGGCTCCCCCAAGTCCTCATCACTCCTGAAGCTAAAGGCCGAAAAGAATGCCCAGGCAGAACTCGGCAAGAACCACTCCTCGGCCTCCTTCGCTTcatccatcaccatcaccaccacctgctcctcctcctcctcgtcttcctcctcctccttgtccaAGAACGGGGGCGAGCTGAAGCCCCGCTCCGCCTCGGACGCAGGCATCCGGGGCGCTCCCCCGGTCGGGGTGAGGAAGGACGTCGACaccagggccgggctgggctgcGCCCGGGCCAAGCCTTCAGTGCGGCCCAAGCCCCTGCTGAACCGGGCCGAGTCGCAGAGCCAGGAGAAGATGGACATCAGCACTTTACGGCGCCAGCTGCGGCCCACCGGCCAGCTCCGGGCTGGTCTCAAGGGCTCGAGGAGCGAGGACTCGGAGCTGCCCCCGCAGACGGCCTCCGAGGGCTCGAGTGAGGCATCCAGGAGGGGCTCGGCCGACACCATCGCGCCACCGTCCCCCACCAAGAAGGAGCGGGAGGGGCCCGCCGCCTCCTACGTGACACGCAGCGCCTACCAGAAGGCCCAGGACTCAGAGATCAGCTTCCCCGCTGGCGTGGAGGTGCGCGTGCTTGAGAAGCTGGAGAGCGGGTGGTGGTACGTGAGGTTCGGGGAGCTGGAGGGCTGGGCCCCCTCCCACTACCTGGTGCTTGGCGAGAATGAGCAGCCAGAGCCCAAAGAGCTGGACCCAGGGCCCACCAAGGGCAAGTCCGACAGCCTGGAGAAGACGGAGTGGCAGGTGCAGGCACTGAACACCGCCAACCAGAGCAAGAGGGCCACGCCGCCCATTCCCTGCAAGCCCCCAGGGGGCTTCGGCAAGAGCTCGGGGCCCGCGGCTGTGAAGATGAGGAACGGCGTGCGGCAGGTGGCCGTCAGGCCCCAGTCAGTGTTTGTGTCCCCGCCACCCAAGGACAACAACCTGTCCTGCGCCCTGCGGAGGAACGAGTCGCTCACAGCCACCGACAGCCTCCGGGGCGTTCGCCGAAACTCCTCCTTCAGCACCGCCCGCTCTGCGGCTGCCGAGGCCAAGGGCCGCCTGGCCGAACGGGCTGCCAGCCAGGGCTCGGACTCGCCACTGCTGCCCACTCAGCGCAACGGCATCCCCGTGTCCCCCGTGCGACCCAAGCCCATTGAGAAGTCCCAGTTTATCCACAATAACCTCAAGGATGTGTATGTCTCTATTGCAGACTACGAGGGCGATGAAGAGACAGCGGGCTTCCAGGAAGGGGTGTCCATGGAGGTTCTGGAGCGGAACCCCAATGGCTGGTGGTACTGCCAGATCCTGGATGGGGTGAAGCCCTTCAAAGGCTGGGTGCCTTCCAACTACCTGGAGAAAAAGAACTAA